The Balneolaceae bacterium genome segment GCATGGTGAGGGCGGTCACGCGGCCGGGTCCCAGCGCCTCGGCGGCAATGCATGCCACCAGTGCGGAATCGATACCCCCGCTGAGTCCCAGCACCGCGCTGTCGCTCACGCCCGTTTTTCCAAAATAGTCGCGTACACCCAGCACCAGGGCCCGGAAGACACTTTCCGGGGCCTCGGGGGGCTCCGCCGCCGCGGATGACTCCGGGTTCGCGTCCAAGGCCTGCAGGCTGCCGTCCTCCTCCCAGCGCAGGTCCACCCACCCCTCCTCGAACAGGGGCACGCGGGCCGCCACCCGTCCCCGGGCGTCCAGCGCCATGGAATCGCCGTCATGAATGAGCTCGGTGTTGGCCCCCACCTGGTTGGCATAAAAAAGTGGAAGCTCCAGGCGCTCCACGTGGCGGCGCAGCATCTTCAGACGCGAGGCAGGCTTGCCGCGGGTATAGGGAGAGGCGGAGATGTTGATAATGCACTGTGCCCCGCGTTCGGCCAGCTCGGCGGCGGGACTGGTGTCGTAGGTATGGTACTGGATTTCGTTCTCGTTCTGCCAGAGGTCCTCGCAGACGGTCACCCCGAGGGCGCGTCCCCGGAATGCCAGCGGCTCGAAGGGCCCCCGGTTGGACTCGAAATAGCGCAGCTCGTCAAAAACGTCGTAGGTGGGCAGCAGGGCCTTGTGCACCTCGCCCAGGAGCTCCCCGCCGGAGGCCAGCAGGGCGCTGTTGTAGCAGGGACGTCCGGTACCGCTGGTGTTGGCGGTCACCGTACCGAATAGCAGGCCGGTTTCCGCGCCGGAGGTGGCCGCAACGAGCTCGCGGTTGGCCGCGTAGAGGGCCTCCCGGAAGGCAGGCCGCTCCAGCAGGTCCATGGGCGAGTAGGCCGCCGTCACCAGTTCGGGGAGGATGAGCAGCTCCACGCCTGCCGAAGCCGCCTCTCCCATACGCCTGTCGGAATGGCGGCGGTGTTCCCGCGCACCGCGCCGACGGTGGGATTCAGCTGTTGGACGCGGATTCTCATACAACGGCTCCTTCTATTGCTATTGGGTGGTGTCGTACACTTTCTCGCCGGCCACCCAGGTCTGCAGCACCTCGGTCTGCCAGATCTCGGAGGCCGGAACCTCGAAATAGTCGCGATCCACCAGGATGAAATCGGCCCACTTGCCCTCCTCCAGGGTGCCCAGCACCTCCTCCTGGTGGGCGGCCCAGGCAGCGTCGAGAGTGAAGGCGCGGAAAGCCTGCAGGCGGCTCATCGCCTCGGAGGGATACCATCCGCCCTCGGGATTGCCCTGGTGGTCCATGCGCGTCACGGCCGAATAGAGC includes the following:
- a CDS encoding NAD+ synthase, which gives rise to MGEAASAGVELLILPELVTAAYSPMDLLERPAFREALYAANRELVAATSGAETGLLFGTVTANTSGTGRPCYNSALLASGGELLGEVHKALLPTYDVFDELRYFESNRGPFEPLAFRGRALGVTVCEDLWQNENEIQYHTYDTSPAAELAERGAQCIINISASPYTRGKPASRLKMLRRHVERLELPLFYANQVGANTELIHDGDSMALDARGRVAARVPLFEEGWVDLRWEEDGSLQALDANPESSAAAEPPEAPESVFRALVLGVRDYFGKTGVSDSAVLGLSGGIDSALVACIAAEALGPGRVTALTMPSAVSSEGSVTDSEAQARNLGIQLHEVPVDGLYERYAAALEPVIGRPGGHTAENLQPRIRQTLLMAFSNDTGALLLNTGNKSELATGYCTLYGDMAGALGVIADLYKMEVYEMARWLNREHYGREVIPRAVLEKAPSAELAPGQTDQDRLPPYKELDGILRRYLELQEGPEEIAGAGYDPQTVRRIVRMVQQNEFKRFQAVPGLKVSVKAFGSGRRWPLAQG